The genomic segment GGACTCCAGgccccagccccttcctgccccGCTGCCGTCGGCCGGGAAGGtgccgggcacagccccaggccccGTTCCCGGCAGCTCCTCAGGAAggaacagggctggggatggagggctgggggacagAGCCCCCCTCATGCCGGGGTTTgtccccctgagccccccattCCCTGCGAGCAGCCCGGCTgtgccccagctctccccaaaCTCTCCCCAAAGGGGCTGCGGCTCCCGGGGAGCTCCGGGGCTTTCTCTGGTTCCTCTCCGAGGGTCCTGGAGCCCAGCTCGGGGGGCACCGGGTCTTTCCTTCCTGTCcccccctgctccagtgccacGTTCGCAGCCCCCCGGGCTGGACTGGGCATGGAGGGGGCCGGGATTGTCCCTGTGGGAGCGCTCGGGAAGGGAAGAGGGCAGCGGTAAAAATAACCCCTgggccagctccagcccatTGTGGCTTCCTGCGATTTACAGCCCTTCCCGGGGGGAAGACGCCGGAACGGGCGGCTCGGGGCCGGCTGTGACCCTTTCACCGCCACCGGGGAAGGTGCCAGAATCCTTTCCTGGGGAGGGGATtttggagggagagggaggagaggagcagaggtgaGCGTGAGCTGCGGGAGGAGAGGGGTTAATGCTGGCCAGGGTCAGCACGGGTGGGCTCCTGCCGCGGCGCTGGGCTGGCACGGGTTAATGGGTggctcttcctcttcctcatcctctaTATGAGGCTGCTCCCGGCTCTGTTTTgtgcaggaggggaaggagctgcgTGAGGCTGGAgcatcccatccctgcatcccatccctgcatccctgcgaGGGCTCAGGTGAGCGAGACACCTGCCTGGCACGGATCCTGGCACGAGTCCTGGccgcggggctgggctggggagggtgaGGGTCCCAACCCGGGAGCGCAGGGCCAGACACCCcgcgtgcctcagtttccccgtGTGTACCCCGACTGGGTGCGGTGTGGAGCCCGTGGGCTGCGTGTGGAGCTGCGTGGCCGAGGCTCGCTGGGCTGTTTGCTCCCgtgagctctgccctgccggccccgtgtccctgctgtcaccgGGGCCGGTtccgtgtccctgctgtccccggggctgtttctgtgtccctgctgtcccccggGGCCGGTtccgtgtccctgctgtcaccgGGGCCGGTTccgtgtccctgctgtctcccagggctggctccatgtccctgctgtccccggggctgtttctgtgtccctgctgtcaccgGGGCCGGTcccgtgtccctgctgccccccaggCCGGTCCCGTGCCCTCCGCGCACGGAAAAAGGGGCaatcctccctcccagcccagcctggctgttgGGGGGCACGGCTCGGGGaccccccagccccgggcagctCTCCTGAGCCCGGCTTTGTTCCGCCGCCCGGGAGGACAGGGCGGGGGCCGGCCCCggtattttttcctgttggAAGCCGCTCCTGGGATGCGGCCGGAGCCGGCGGATGCTCGGCGCTTCTCCCTTCCTGCCCggggctgttcctgcctgcagtgccaggactCAGCGTCCGGGTGGCATTGAGGGGACCCTCAGCCCCGTCCTCCTCACCGCTGGGCCCTCGGGGCTGACCCTGACTCTCCTCTCTCCTCCGGGGCTGAATCCAGGAGCCGAAGGAAGCTTCGGGAGCCTCCTGACACAAGAGCGATCGGCAGCGATCAGGAGCGATCAGCAGGTATCGGCAGCGATCAGGAGCGATCGGCAGAGATCAGCAGTGATCAGCAGAGATCAGCAGCGATCAGCAGAGACCATCAGTGATCAGCAGTGATCAGCAGCGATCAGGAGCGATCAGCAGAGATCAGCAGCGATCAGCAGAGACCATCAGTGATCAGCAGTGATCAGCAGCGATCAGGAGCGATCAGCAGAGACCATCAGTGATCAGCAGAGATCAGCAGTGATCGGCAGTGATCGGCAGAGATCAGGAGCGATCGGCAGAGACCACAAGTGATCAGCAGCGATCGGCAGAGACCATCAGTGATCAGCAGTGATCAGCAGCGATCAGCAGCGCCGTTCCGGGGCCATGGTGCCCTTGGGCAGCCCCACTCTCGCCGTGTGCGCCTCCAGCAACCTGCGGCTCATGGCCCCGGGGCGCGGCTCGCCGCTGGCCTGGCTGAACCGGGGCCCCGAGTGCCCGGGGGGCAGCGGGGGCCGCAGGGCCAGCGCCGTGGAGCGCCTGGAGGCCGACAAGGCCAAGTACGTGAAGTCGCAGCAGGTGATCAGCCGGCGGCAGGAGCCGGCGCTGCGCGGCTCCCCGCGCCTGTCCCCGCACGGGCGGCGCCGCCTGGCCCGGCAGCAGTGCGGGGAGCTGGGCCCGGAGCTGCCGTGCCCCCCGTCCCCCGTGTCCCGCCGCAGCGGCGGCCGCCGCCTGCTCAGGCCCGACTCGCTCATCATCTACCGCCAGAAACGGGACTGCCTGGGCGGCGACAAGGAGAACAGCGCCAAGGGCTCGGGGCTGGTGCGGCGCCTCTTCCAGGGACCCCTGAGAGCCACCCCGCCCAGCTCGCCCCCCGCCCGGAGCCCCCGGACCCCCATGCTGTGGGCGCCGGCCGAGAGGGAGGAGCGGACACCGGGAGGGGACGGCAGCGGGGAGAGCGGCGGGGACAGCGGCGGGATCGCCCCCGTGCCCGTGCAGCAGCAGCCGCCCGGTGCCCCCAGGAAGGAGCCGCTGGCTCTGCGCGTGTCGCTGCCGCTGTCGGAGCAGGAGCGCTTCTTCAACTACTGCGGGCTGGACCGGGCGCaggtggagctgctgggccGGGAGCGCTTCGGGCCCGCGGGCTGGGACAGCGGCTCGGCCCGGGCCGGCTCCGGCGAGTCCGAGCCCGGCCGGGCCTCGGGGGGCAGCGAGGGGGACGCGGGGCCGGGCGAGGAGGAGCCGGACACCCGGGCGGGCTCGGCCGTGTCGGTGGTGGAGCGCAACGCCCGGGTCATCAAGTGGCTCTACGGCTGCCAGAGAGCCTGGGCGGCCGCCAGGGAATCCACGGTGTGAGCGGGGACGGCCCGGCCGGGACCGGGACACCCGcggggctcctgctgcctgcaccgGGCCCCGAGAGCCGGCGGGATGTGGCCGAGGGGCTGGGGGCGCCCATGGCCCCGGTGGCACTCCTGGCCCCGGTGGCACTCCCGGCCCCGGTGCCGTGGGGATGCTGGGGGCTGGGAGAGCCGCCAGGTCCTCAGGCTGAGTGTGGTGGGGACACCTGAGGGCAGGTGAGGAAGGGCCACCCCCGCTGCTgtccccctgctgtcccccacctcctccctgtccccagcccagagggtGGCACAGGCCCGCAGCCCCCACTGACCGCCCAAatcctgctctggctgggggTGGGCAGAGCCCGAGCCCCCTCCCGTGGGCAGCGCCcacccctcagccccctcctcctccccagaacaggagctgctggggccagAGCTGCCCTCAATAAatctgtttggggttttttctagCCTGGCTTGTGTGCGTGGCTGTGGGGGGAcgccccagggctggggggccgTGGGGCTGTTGGGGGGtgaagggaaggaaagcagcaggcagagctcagggaaaaagggaattttggggtctTTGCGCAGCTGTGACACCCAaacccagggcagagccctcGGGCACGGGCGGGCGCTGCCCACCAGCAATGGGGACCGCAAATGACTTGTGGTGAGTCCTACCGCTGCCCCCTCCTCTAGTTGCCCTTGGGGGCGCCTTTATTGCGGATCTCGGCCAGCTTGCCGGCCAGGAAGCCCCAGTGGAAGGCGCCTTCCTCCGGCTCCCGCAGGTCGCTGCCGTCGTCACCCGGCGGCTCCCCCGGGCTCTCGTCGGGCTCCGGGGGCGGCCCCGCCTTGTCGGGCCCCGCCGCCTGCTGCCACTTGGTAGCGAAGAGATCCCAGAACCCGGGGGCCTTCTCGGCGTGGGGCGGctcgggcggctcggccagaGGGCTGCGGGGAGAGAACGGGGACGGGAATGTCGGGGCAGGGACCGGCACCTTCCCCCGGCCCCCCGAGCCCGTCCGTGCCCACCGGGGAGGGGGATGAGGCCATGGGGTGGGGGCGATATGGGTGGGCTGGGCAGGTCCCGGGGGTGGGATCGGGGCTCTGGGGTTGGATCGGGTTCTGGGCTGGGATCGGGTTCTGGGGTCGGATCGGGGCTCTGGGGTCGGATCGGGGTTCTGGGGTCGGATCCGGGTTCTGGGGTCGGATCGGGGCTCTGGGGTCGGATCCGGGTTCTGGGGTCGGATCGGGGTTCTGGGGTGGGATCCGGGTTCTGGGGTCGGATCCGGGTTCTGGGGTCGGATCGGGTTCTGGGCTGGGATCGGGTTCTGGGGTCGGATCCGGGTTCTGGGGTCGGATCGGGGGTCTGGGGTCCCCCCAGCGCTCTGTAACTCACTGGTCCGGGCAGGGCTCCGGGCTCAGCAGCTGGTGCTCGTCCTCGCGGGTGAAGAGGGACGAAAGCGTCCGCCAGCCGCGGGCCCCGACGCCCTGCACCTgcgggggcagcgccggggTCACCGGGAGCTGCGGCCGCCGCTGCGCCCCCGTCCCgccgcccccagccccctcctcaCCTTCCGGGCCAGCTGGGACACGGGGCTGgccccctcctccagcagcgCGGGGGGCTCGGCCGTCTCCATCAGCTCGgggggctctgcctgcaatgAAGGCCCggtgagggcagggagggggtaCAGGAAGGTCGGGCAGCCCCTTTTGGGGACCCCCCGCCGTACCTCGTCCTGCAGGGCCCCGTCGGGGCGCGGCGCCCCCAGGGTCTGCAGCACCTTGGCCTTGTAGAGCCGCCAGAAGCCCTGGGCCATGGCGaggggctcggcggggccgcAGCCGGCGGAGCCGCGGGCAGCGGGGCGGGCCGGACGGGCGATCCGGTGGCTTCATTAAAGTTTCAGCGGCCGCTTGCTCCGCACAAAAGGAATCTGAGCCCGGGCCGAgccgggggcagcgcgggggCGGCTCCTCCGGtcacccccaaaccccatccccagccccccgCCCCAGCCCCCCGGTGCCTCTCGCCCACCCGAGACCCCCGGGGCTGGGACACCGTGACCATGGTGCAGAGGGGGCGCTGGAGCTCCGCGCTCCCCCCGCCGCGGGTCCCCATCTATAATTGATCACGGGGGAAACACGATCGGTGCCGGGACACGGCGGGACACGCTGagccctgccccgctcctggCAGCGGTGACCGGGGCAGCGTGGaggacacggggggacacggcGGCAAGGCGGGCACGgtggcagcggggctgggggggcgCGGGGAGCGTCCCGGGACCGTCCCGGTACCGGGGGCACGGGCTGGGGGTGGGGTCTGACCGGGCTGGGCGTGGCTTACACAGATGGGCGTGGCCATAAACGGCGCTCGTTGCATATGGGCGGGGCGTGCTGCGGTGTGGGCGTGTCCCGCAGCCCCGCGCCTGCGCAGTGCGGCGCAGCGGAGCGTGCGGCCGCCATGTCGCCGCGGAACGGGCGGCGCACCGGAGCGCACCGGGCGCACTCGCTCGCCCGCCAGCTCAAAACCAAGCGGCGCCGGCGCGACCTGGACGAGATCCACGCGGACCTGAAGCCCGAGAACGCCGCGCGGCTGCTGCGGCAGGAGATCGACCCCGACCTGCCGGGCTGCGCGCAGTTCTACTGCCTGCACTGCGCGTGCGTGCGGCGGGGATACCGGGGGCATCCGGGGGTCCCTGGGCTCGGGGGGCGGCTCCAGCCTTGGCATGGGCTTGTCCTGTTCCGGGGGGTCCCGGGTTCCCGGGGCAGGTGGGGGAGTTCGCCTGCTCCCTGAGGTTCGTGAGATGGGGTCGGCCTGGTGccgggggtctctgtccctgggaggggatgctcagccctgggggtccctgtccctgggaggggatgctcagccctgggggtctctgtccctggttgggtgctcagccctgggggtctctgtgcctgggaggggatgctcagccctaggggtccctgtccctggttGGGTGCTCAGCCttgggggtccctgtccctggttggggtgctcagccctgggggtccctgtccctgggaggGGATGCTCAGCcttgggggtccctgtgcctgGTTGGGGTGCTCAGCCttgggggtccctgtccctggttggggtgctcagccctgggggtctctgtccctggttgggtgctcagccctgggggtctctgtccctggttgggtgctcagccctgggggtctctgtgcctgggaggggatgctcagccctgggggtccctgtccctggttGGGGTGCTCAGCCttgggggtccctgtcccctcggAGGTTGATTCCGGGGGTCCCTATCCCCTATCCCTGTCCCCCTCTAACCCCTGGGGGAGCATCTTGTCCTGGTCAGAGGATGCCCCCAGGCCTGTGCAGGGTTGTAGTGGGACCCTGCCCCCTCGGCAggacccccccagccccccttGAGTCTCGGGGTGCCCCTGACCCCCATCCTTTCCTTCCCCAGGCGTTACTTCGTGGACCTGAACAGCATGAAGGAACATTTCAGATCCAAGGTGCACAAGAAGaggtgagggctgggggcagaCCCCAGATTCCCGGGGTGCGGGGGTGCCAGGGGTGGCTGTGGGCAGTGCAGTCTCACCCCCCGCGTGCCCCCAGGCTGAAGCAGCTGCGAGAGGCTCCGTACAcgcaggaggaggctgagcgAGCTGCCGGCATGGGCTCCTACGTGCCCCCAAAGAAGGTGGAGGTGCAGACCCAGCCCCTGGAGGAGGCCACCGAGATGGAGACGTCGGGCTGAGcgcagggacaggggctgagAGGCTCTGTAAGGACGCCTTTGTCTCAGCTTTGTGACAAAAcgtgtcccagctctgccagccaaacccaccctgctcctcccacagccccctgGCCCGGGCactgacaggagcaggagccagcaggaccCTGGGTGCCCTCCCTGAGTGTCCTCCTCCTCAAAGGGACACAATCATTGTTCTCCGAGTGTGCTGGGACTGCACGCTCGTCTGCCTGCCTTTGGAGCACTTCTGCTCTGTCCTTGGCTCAGAGCTTGTTCCAGTGATGCACCCATTAAAATACGTCAGCTGATGGTGTGGCAGCGTTGAATGTGAGGGTGACAGTCCCCCCAAGGGGTGAGGGGACAGTCCCCCCTCAGTGTTGTTCTCTTCCCTGTTATCCAGAGGTGTCCGTGCCAGGAGCCTCGTCCTGGAGCTCTTGCCTGGTAAAAgtccctctgccctggcagctttTTGTGGGGAATGTGAGCTCTGGTCACCTCTTCATGGAGCGCTTGGGTTTGCAGCTGCTTTGGCCCTCGAGAGGGCAGTGCTGGTGTCCCCTTGGTGAGGGCACTGGGAGGCTCCTGTCCCCAAAAACTCAACTCCTGCAAGTGATTCCGTGCTCCTGGAGAGCTGCATGGCGATCAGCCTGTCCCTGAAGGGACACTGAGCGACAATGGCACCGAATTCCTGCAGAGTTGGTGTCCCCATtcatccctcctgcccagctggggccTGGGAACGCagacagagcagtgacagagcagtgacacagctgtgctggctaAGGAAGGGTTTATTTCCACGCAGCCTGCCTGGATTTGTCCCCGAGGCTCTGggggagggagagctgcagctctgtgggcgctggggaggctgtgggatgtgccagcccagggacacggATGcgatgtccctgcccagggtcACGTCACCGCCCGTGTCCCCCCTGCCCGTTATCTAACACAGCGCTGCCCTCATTCCTGCTCGTtcccatggggacacaggggctcTGTGGCCCCgccggtgtccccagccccctctgctcccgcgggggatggggatggatgcaGCTGCCGGCTCTGCCGTCCCtccgtctgtccgtccgtccgtccagcctctgctctggcGTTCTGATCCCGCTGTCCCCCGTGGCTCGGGCTCAGCCGGCAGCTCCGGAGCTGGAAGCGGCTTCTGCGTTCTGCATCCCGGCTGCCCGAGGCGGGGACAGGCGGGGACAGCCGGGGACAGCCGGGGACAGCCGGGGACAGCCGCGTCCCCCGTGCCCAGGGCACCCATGGCggtgggaagggctggatgtgGTGCAGGTCAGCTGCAGAGCTCGGGTGGATGGAGGGGACCCCGACATCCCCGGGACTGTCCCCAGGGCCTGAACACCCCATAGGGACAGTCCCCAGGGCCAGAACACCCCATAGGGACAGTCCCCAGGGCCAGAACACCCCATAGGGACAGTCCCCAGGGCCCCAACACCCCATAGGGACAGTCCCCAGGGCCAGAACACCCCATAGGgactgtccccagggccagaACACCCCATAGGGACAGTCCCCAGGGCCAGAACATCCCTCGGGCACTGTCCCCAGGGCCCCAACACCCCATAGGgactgtccccagggccagaACATCCCTCGGGCACTGTCCCCAgggcccccagcccctgctcacgGCTCCGGGGGCACCTTGGCAGGGTCAGCCATTCTCCGGGCGCTGTagagggacaggcagagcccggcggccgccagcagcagggccaggggggtCAGCAGCCGCCCCCCCGGCTCAGCCTCGCGTCCCGCGGCCAGCTGCAtctgtggggacacagagagcCGTGGGGAGCACGGGAATGCCCCGAaccccatggggacaggggccTGGGGCCTGAATGGCCCCATCACACGGGGGCTGTAAAGGCGATGGGGGCGGCTTTGAGCCCCTCTGCGTGTCTCGGGGAGGGTTTTAGGGTGCCCCTGCAGCACTTGTGGGCCCCCGTCGGCAGCAGCGTCACTGCCagtgtggagctgggctggagccggGCACGGCAGGCCCGGTGGGCAGCAAgggcagcaagggcagcagcACCCGGGGCTCCCCCGGCCCTGCTCGCCCCTTACCTGCAGCAGTCTGAAGTACCCCGGGGTCAGGCGGCGGGGGCGGATGATCATGGCGAGCGGGAGCAGCGGGGCCGGGATGGAGCCCCCCAGATCCCCGGCGCCGGCGAGGGCCGCTCCGTGCGGGGATGGAGCCCCCCAGATCCCCGGCCCCGGCGAGGGGCGCTCCGTGCGGGGATGGAGCCCCCCAGATCCCCGGCCCCGGCGAGGGCCGCTCCGTGCGGGGATGGAGCCCCCCAGATCCCCGGCCCCGGCGAGGGCCGCTCCGTGCGGGGATGGAGCCCCCCAGCTCCCCGGCCCCGGCGAGGGCCGCTCCGTGCGTGCCGCGGCCccgggcagggagcaggagccgcTGTCAGCCGCGATCAGCGCCCGCTGCTCCCCGGAGCGGACACGGCGGGCGGGggggccggcccggcccagcccagggTGGATCTGGGGGGGCCGCAGGGCCGGGCTTAACCAGAGAACCCCTCTGCAGGCCTGCATGGGGCTGCCTCGGTTTCCCCACCCGTACAGGGGTGTGAGCTGTGATTTGGGTGAGGGGGGGTGACACCCCAAAAACTCCAGGGCCGAGCGGGGGCTTCCCTCAGGTTATTCTGGGGGTCTCTGTGGCGCAGCTTTGCACCCGCAGCGCTCCTCCTGGGGTGTCCCACTGGtgtcacacagctcctgggctgtcccaccGGTGTCCCAAGCGCCGTGGGGCTCAGCCCTCGCTGGGGGTGACACCGGTGCCGTTTCCCGGGTTCCAGCGGCCGTGTGTCACCGCCCGGGCTGTGACTCACCGGCCTCGCCCCACGGCACCGTGCGGGGCCATCCGGGGCAGGCGGGCCCGGCGCTGAGCGGCACCGGGGAGCGCCAATGGGGCCGCGGCTGCGGGCGCAGGTGAGGCCGCGCCCGGCGCAGGTGaggccgcgcccgccccgccgccgtTCCGGTCCGGTCCTGCCGTTCCTGCCCCGCCGCCGttccggccccgccgccccgatGGAGCCCCCGCGCTCCTGGGGCCCCGCACAAGCGGCCGCCTGGCTCCGAGGTGAGTCCCGGCTGTCCCCGGGGGCTCTGGGGTGTCCCCGGGTGGGCACACGGGGCAGGGGCTGGCGGCGCTTCCCGTCCTGCTCTCTCCCCGGGGTGGGGTCCGGCCGTGCCCACCCTTTAGGCTGAGGCCGGAGGAGCCTGCCACCAGCCGGGGGTCACcgctggggtggcactgccagggggcACTGCCAGCGGGctggtgtgtgcagggctggacgCCGCCGTGCAGGGATACCCTTTCGAGGCCTGGGGGCTCTCGGGGCccgagctgctggggctggagccggGGCTGCTGGAGGCTCTGGGCGTGCGGCCCGTggggcaccaggagctgctgctggaggccgTGGAGCAGCTCCGGAGCCTGGTGAGTGCCGGGATCCTGGCCAGGAACACGGGGGTTCCCTGGGCTGAAGGACCCCCAGGATGTGGGgtcaccctgggctgggtggaAGGTGGGGACACGGGGGCACCCTGACTCAGTGGAGGAGGGCTCTGAACCGGGCAGAGGGAGGGACATGGTGGCACCCCGAATGCCACCCTGCCCGcccatcccctgtcccccctgtgcccccaggacTCAGGGCTGGCGAGCACCAGCCTGCGGACGCTGACGGAGAGGCTGCGGGAGCTGGCCCGCGGCATCCAGGGCCTGGTGCAGGGGAAGCTGTGGGCAGAGGATGCCCCCCGGCAGCCCTCCCTCACCCTCCTGGCCCGAGCCATCGAGCTGCTCGGGGCTGCCAAGGAACTCTTCTCCTGGCTCAACAGGTGTGGGCAGGTGCGGGCACCCCTGGGGGCTGGGTGCCCCCACTCtgggggctgagctctgtgtgcccccAGGTACCTGTTCTCCACCCTCAATGACTTCTCAGCCAGCCAGGACATCATCGTGCtgtgtgcccagctggcagACACGCTGCAGGCGGTgagtgcccaggctggctgctctgctgagggGACATGGGGTGCAGGGGGTGCCCCACAGGGACCCCCCAGCTGGGACGGAGCCACCCCATGGTGCTCATCCCCCATCCTGTCCCCCAGGACATTCCTGCGGCCCAGAGGAGCAGCGGGATCCTGCAGATTGTGAGTGCGGGCTGAGGAGGGACGGGGGGGCGGGCTTGGGGGGCTGCCAGGACCCCCCTGACCCCCTCACTGTcacccccagtgccagcacatcGAGGGCATCTGCGAGAGCATCGTGGGCTGCAGCCCCCCGGCGCTGCTGGAccgcagggctgtgctgcagagcgtggggctggcactgctgcccaggtcacagggcagccctgagaccccagcactgctgcccgGCCCACAGGGCAGCCCCCCAGCGTCCCCTGagaccccagcactgctgcccggcccacagggcagccccccagcatcccctgagaccccagcactgctgcccgGCCCACAGGGCAGCCCTGAGACCCCAACACTGCTGCCCGGCCCACAGGGCAGCCCTGAGACCCCAACACTGCTGCCCGGCCCACAGGGCAGCCCCCCAGCGTCCCCCAGCACCCCAACACTGCTGCCCGGCCCACAGGGCAGCCCTGAGACCCCAACACTGCTGCCCGGCCCACAGGGCAGCCCCCCAGCATCCCCTGACACCCCAACACTGCTGCCCGGCCCACAGGGCAGCCCCCCAGCATCCCCTgacaccccagcactgctgcccgGCCCACAGGGCAGCCCTGAGACCCCAACACTGCTGCCCGGCCCACAGGGCAGCCCCCCAGCGTCCCCCAGCACCCCAACACTGCCCCTCGGCCTGTGGCACAGCCCCCCAGCATCCTCTGACACGCCAACGCCGCCCCCCAGCCAATGGAGCAGCCCCCCAGGATCCCCTGAGACCCCAACACCGCCCTGTGATGTTCTGGGGAGcccccaggcactgctcacTGCCCGGCTGGTGAGTGCCCCCCACCCCAGGGCCCCCCTCTGCCCCGGGACCCCCCACTCACACCCCCACCTGGTTGCCCCCAGGGCTTTGAGGTCACCTccaccagctcctgcctgcactTCGTGTCTGCCACCAGCCCGGGGGTGAGTGAGGGGCCCTGTCACCCCCTTTTATGGGGGGAACACCCCCATCCATGGGATCCTGCCAATCTCTTAGGGCCCTGATCTGCCCGACCCAGACCCAAAAAAATTGAcaaaaatattcaggaaaaatttgagaaaaaaaaaattggggtTAAAAGGTCCAAAAAAGAGCAGGGGGGATGCCTGTGCTGAGCCCGTGTAACTCATGCCACGggtgagcacagcctgggcacggGGGAGCCCCCTCTGCACCCCAAGCCCAGCTCCGGGGGTGCTGCCAGGCTGAACCCCCCTGGTTCCCCCTGGCCAGGAGAGACCCTGAGTGGGGTCGgcctgggagggaaggagggaatgaAGGCAGCAGCGGGCACCCCGAGTGGGGTTGgcctgggagggaaggagggaatgaAGGCAGCAGCGGGCACCCCGAGTGGGGTTAgcctgggagggaaggaggggatgaaggcagcAGCGGGCACCCCGAGTGGGGTTAgcctgggagggaaggagggaatgaAGGCAGCAGCGGGCACCCCGAGTGGGGTTGgcctgggagggaaggagggaatgaAGGCAGCAGCGGGCACCCCGAGTGGGGTTGgcctgggagggaaggaggggatgaaggcagcAGCGGGCACCCCACTGTCCCCCTGTCTGCCCAGGCCCCGGCTGCCCGCGGGGGCCTCGTCCTGCCCGGTGATGAGATCGTGCAGGTCAACGAGCAGGTGGTGGTGAGTGGGGCACAGGGGCTCAGGGTGGGAGGAcgtgggcagggagggctcgGGGGCACAGGTGGGGATGCGGGAGATGTGAGAGGCAAAAAGCAGCAGCCGTGGCTGGGAAAGGGACGCAGGAGCCGGTGCCAGGAGGATCTGGGGGATGTGGCATCTGTGGCTGGGTGGGTTCGGGGCTGAAGCACCCGCACAGCTCACCCAGCATTTGCAGGTGGGTTGGACGCCTGTCAGCCTGGCCaggaagctgctggaggagggggaCAGGGTGACTTTGGTGCTGAAGAAGATCCCCCTGGGCGTGCCCGGCTCGCCCCCCTCTCCCAGGCAGCAGGTGAGcgatcccagtgctcccagtccagCCCCAGCGCCGCACTGGGGGTcaggcagggatgctcagagctgggcatCTCCCGTCACCCTGGGGACTCCTAAAGCTCGGGGCTCCAcggtgggatggggctggcacTGACCCTCCGCCCACAGTCCCCAGGAGCGTTTTTGGACGCTGCAGATTCCCCTGGCACCAGAAGTGGTGAGAGCCCGGGCAGCCCCgtgtccctgagctccaggtgagccccacCCCGACACCCCAACGCCCCAAGGAGATGTTTGGGTGCACCCAGGGCCCTTTTTAGgggcaggggtggcagcagtgcagcagctgcctgtgagCAGCCCGGGCCGCTGACAGGAGTCTCAAGGAATGACAGAAAGGGGAGTTTGTAATTCATTCACTCGGTAACGTTGGAGTGGGGCTGGAGCTATATTTAGCCATGACCCTTCTCCCCTCCCGGAATGGAAAGGCGTGCGGAGAGCCAGCGGCAGCGCGGGGCAGGGCAGCCCGCTGGAACGGGGCTGGAGCCGGGCTGGAAC from the Melospiza georgiana isolate bMelGeo1 chromosome 24, bMelGeo1.pri, whole genome shotgun sequence genome contains:
- the FAM110D gene encoding protein FAM110D translates to MVPLGSPTLAVCASSNLRLMAPGRGSPLAWLNRGPECPGGSGGRRASAVERLEADKAKYVKSQQVISRRQEPALRGSPRLSPHGRRRLARQQCGELGPELPCPPSPVSRRSGGRRLLRPDSLIIYRQKRDCLGGDKENSAKGSGLVRRLFQGPLRATPPSSPPARSPRTPMLWAPAEREERTPGGDGSGESGGDSGGIAPVPVQQQPPGAPRKEPLALRVSLPLSEQERFFNYCGLDRAQVELLGRERFGPAGWDSGSARAGSGESEPGRASGGSEGDAGPGEEEPDTRAGSAVSVVERNARVIKWLYGCQRAWAAARESTV
- the C24H1orf232 gene encoding uncharacterized protein C1orf232 homolog yields the protein MAQGFWRLYKAKVLQTLGAPRPDGALQDEAEPPELMETAEPPALLEEGASPVSQLARKVQGVGARGWRTLSSLFTREDEHQLLSPEPCPDHPLAEPPEPPHAEKAPGFWDLFATKWQQAAGPDKAGPPPEPDESPGEPPGDDGSDLREPEEGAFHWGFLAGKLAEIRNKGAPKGN
- the ZNF593 gene encoding zinc finger protein 593, whose translation is MSPRNGRRTGAHRAHSLARQLKTKRRRRDLDEIHADLKPENAARLLRQEIDPDLPGCAQFYCLHCARYFVDLNSMKEHFRSKVHKKRLKQLREAPYTQEEAERAAGMGSYVPPKKVEVQTQPLEEATEMETSG